One region of Oryza sativa Japonica Group chromosome 5, ASM3414082v1 genomic DNA includes:
- the LOC4339217 gene encoding uncharacterized protein, which yields MARPRPRRPAPARSPDPAATTPRQAAPGSRHRTPRRGGRGRLLVQSPSLASARRAAAAAAPLPVAPPPDTPPLRWPAARGGDAVAPCGAGAGAGASVRKIAAALWRVHPPQAPPPTESREAPRRRFEPSPKQPHTPDRCNYYKALLEGRTGSKPLGNDIIQEVGAYSPSPRIEMEVATKWDRRGLNNLRGTDGALCDRYPVSADAEISALKAELLQAHNRIHELEAESRSAKKKLDHLVRNLAEEKASWRSKENDKVRNILDAVKEELNRERKNRQRAEIMNSKLVSELSELKSAAKRYLQDYEKERKARELMEEVCDELAKEIAEDKAEVEALKSESMKMRDEVEEEKKMLQMAEVWREERVQMKLVDAKLTLDSKYSQLSKLQSDLESFLSFHQGNGVNKEALRDGERLREAICSMKFHDIKEFSYKPPPPSEDIFAVFEELRERDDANEKEIGQCNGGTPKRHATKIHTVSPETDIFLEKPLNKYSNQLCDRNEEEDDSGWETVSHVDEQGSSNSPDGSEPSVNGFCGGNDASVSGTDWDDNRSNSEISEVCSTTAEKYRKKGSSFGRLWRSSNGDGHKKTGSELLNGRLSSGRMSNAALSPSLKNGEVCTVSPSVGEWSPDLLNPHVVRAMKGCIEWPRGAQKQNTHNLKSKLLEAKLDGHKVQLRQALKQKI from the exons ATGGCGCgcccccgcccgcgccgcccggcgccggcgaggtccccCGACCCAGCCGCCACAACGCCGCGCCAGGCGGCGCCCGGCTCCCGCCACCGGACGCCGCGCCGCGGTGGCCGTGGCCGGCTGCTCGTCCAGAGCccctccctcgcctccgcgcgccgcgcggcggcggcggcggcgccgttgcCGGTGGCCCCGCCCCCGGACACCCCGCCTCTGCGGTGGCCCGCGGCCCGCGGCGGGGACGCCGTCGCGCCGTGCGGTGCCggagcgggcgcgggcgcgtcggtGAGGAAGATTGCGGCGGCTCTCTGGCGCGTGCATCCGccgcaggcgccgccgccgacggagtcCCGGGAGGCGCCGCGCCGACGGTTCGAG CCTAGCCCAAAGCAACCGCATACGCCTGATCGTTGTAATTATTATAAAGCGCTTCTTGAAGGTAGGACAGGAAGTAAGCCTCTTGGCAACGACATCATTCAGGAG GTGGGAGCTTACTCTCCATCCCCTCGAATTGAAATGGAGGTGGCAACAAAGTGGGACCGTCGGGGCCTCAACAATTTGAGGGGTACTGATGGTGCTTTGTGTGACCGTTATCCGGTATCTGCCGATGCAGAAATCTCTGCGTTAAAGGCAGAGCTTTTGCAGGCCCACAACCGGATCCATGAGCTTGAAGCTGAGAGTCGATCTGCAAAGAAGAAGCTTGATCACCTGGTGAGGAACCTTGCTGAGGAAAAGGCATCCTGGAGGAGCAAGGAGAATGATAAGGTTAGAAACATCTTAGATGCTGTTAAAGAGGAACTGAACCGGGAGAGGAAAAATCGTCAAAGGGCAGAAATCATGAATTCCAAGTTGGTCAGTGAGCTATCTGAGTTGAAATCAGCAGCGAAGCGATATTTGCAAGATTATGAAAAGGAACGGAAGGCTAGGGAGTTAATGGAGGAGGTTTGTGACGAATTAGCGAAGGAGATTGCGGAAGACAAAGCTGAGGTTGAGGCCCTGAAGAGTGAATCAATGAAGATGAGAgatgaggtggaggaagaaAAGAAGATGTTGCAGATGGCAGAGGTTTGGCGTGAAGAGAGGGTACAGATGAAGCTTGTTGATGCAAAGCTGACACTGGACAGCAAGTATTCACAGCTAAGCAAGCTTCAGTCTGACCTTGAGTCTTTCCTCAGTTTCCACCAAGGCAACGGTGTGAACAAAGAAGCATTAAGAGATGGAGAAAGGCTCAGGGAAGCAATTTGCTCCATGAAGTTTCATGACATCAAAGAGTTCTCTTACAAACCACCACCTCCTTCAGAGGACATTTTTGCTGTGTTCGAGGAACTCAGAGAGAGGGATGATGCTAATGAGAAGGAGATTGGGCAGTGTAATGGAGGTACCCCCAAGAGGCATGCAACGAAGATCCATACAGTTAGTCCGGAAACAGACATCTTCTTGGAAAAACCATTGAACAAATATTCCAATCAACTGTGTGATAGAaatgaggaggaagatgatAGTGGATGGGAGACTGTCAGCCATGTTGATGAGCAGGGCTCTAGCAATTCACCGGATGGAAGCGAACCATCGGTAAATGGGTTTTGTGGTGGAAATGATGCATCGGTGAGTGGAACAGATTGGGATGACAACAGGTCAAATAGCGAGATCAGTGAAGTCTGTTCAACAACAGCAGAGAAGTACCGGAAGAAGGGGTCTTCATTTGGCAGACTGTGGAGATCGTCGAATGGTGATGGCCATAAGAAGACGGGATCCGAGTTACTGAACGGCAGGCTCTCAAGCGGTCGAATGTCAAATGCTGCACTTTCTCCTAGCTTGAAGAACGGAGAAGTGTGCACAGTTTCACCAAGCGTCGGAGAATGGAGTCCAGACCTGCTAAACCCTCATGTGGTTCGTGCCATGAAAGGATGCATAGAGTGGCCCCGGGGCGCGCAGAAACAGAACACGCATAACCTCAAGTCCAAACTTCTGGAGGCAAAGCTCGACGGGCATAAGGTCCAGCTGCGTCAGGCACTGAAGCAGAAGATATAA
- the LOC4339216 gene encoding protein translation factor SUI1 homolog codes for MSDLDVQLPSAFDPFAEANAEDSGAGPGAKDYVHVRIQQRNGRKSLTTVQGLKKEYSYNKILKDLKKEFCCNGTVVQDPELGQVIQLQGDQRKNVATFLVQAGIAKKDNIKIHGF; via the exons ATGTCTGATCTCGACGTTCAGCTTCCATCTGCCTTCG ATCCGTTTGCTGAGGCAAATGCTGAGGACTCCGGCGCTGGCCCTGGAGCAAAGGATTATGTGCATGTGCGCATCCAGCAGCGCAACGGCAGAAAGAGTCTAACTACTGTTCAGGGCTTAAAGAAGGAGTACAGTTACAACAAGATCCTCAAGGATCTGAAAAAGGAGTTCTGCTGCAATGGTACTGTAGTCCAAGATCCAGAGCTTGGCCAG GTCATTCAGCTTCAAGGTGATCAGCGTAAGAATGTTGCCACGTTCCTAGTTCAG GCTGGGATTGCTAAGAAGGACAACATCAAGATTCACGGTTTCTAA
- the LOC4339218 gene encoding B2 protein, whose product MDNLWHLGDEFRGQSKVVEDRQWSLMTSKLAEINKSKAERTNELDYARMNTIPDVKQWDKVSYHQDESKMDHLNLGLMNLDLKMNDIRMNDAAMKNPFRGMAYNMNQLYPKGGNGNVNSFKMNVGVNKYLHSPNGKDVNGKNSGANSNGSNSSGNNSSNSAVDKRFKTLPTSEMLPRNEVLGGYIFVCNNDTMQEDLKRQLFGLPARYRDSVRAIIPGLPLFLYNYTTHQLHGVFEASSFGGSNIDPTAWEDKKCKGESRFPAQVRIRIRKLCKPLEEDAFRPVLHHYDGPKFRLELSIAETLSLLDLCEKEGV is encoded by the exons ATGGACAACTTGTGGCATCTCGGGGATGAGTTCCGTGGGCAGTCGAAGGTAGTGGAGGACCGTCAGTGGTCTCTCATGACATCGAAGTTGGCTGAGATCAACAAGTCCAAGGCGGAGAGGACGAATGAGCTTGACTATGCGCGGATGAACACCATCCCTGATGTCAAGCAATGGGATAAGGTATCCTACCACCAAGATGAGAGCAAGATGGACCACCTCAATCTTGGCCTTATGAATCTAGATCTTAAGATGAACGACATCAGGATGAATGACGCAGCTATGAAGAATCCTTTCCGCGGCATGGCCTACAACATGAATCAGCTGTACCCCAAGGGAGGCAATGGCAATGTTAACTCGTTCAAGATGAATGTTGGGGTCAACAAATATTTGCATAGTCCAAATGGCAAAGATGTCAATGGCAAAAACAGTGGTGCCAACAGCAATGGAAGTAACAGCAGCGGGAACAACAGCAGCAACTCTGCTGTTGACAAACGATTCAAAACATTGCCAACAAGTGAGATGCTACCAAGGAATGAAGTGCTCGGTGGATATATCTTTGTTTGCAACAATGACACCATGCAGGAGGATCTCAAGAGGCAGCTTTTTG GGTTGCCAGCAAGATATCGTGATTCAGTCCGAGCAATTATTCCTGGTCTACCTCTTTTCCTCTATAACTACACGACCCATCAGCTTCATGGGGTATTTGAG GCTTCTAGTTTTGGAGGATCTAATATTGATCCCACTGCATGGGAAGATAAGAAGTGTAAAGGTGAATCTAGATTCCCAGCGCAG GTGAGGATCCGCATTAGAAAGCTCTGCAAGCCTTTGGAAGAGGATGCTTTCAGACCAGTGCTGCACCATTACGATGGTCCAAAGTTTCGTCTTGAGCTCTCCATAGCTGAG ACCTTATCACTGCTAGACCTTTGTGAGAAAGAAGGCGTCTGA